In Oncorhynchus clarkii lewisi isolate Uvic-CL-2024 unplaced genomic scaffold, UVic_Ocla_1.0 unplaced_contig_4922_pilon_pilon, whole genome shotgun sequence, a single window of DNA contains:
- the LOC139395782 gene encoding NACHT, LRR and PYD domains-containing protein 3-like, translating to MASKKQPTQETPIKCNDIFKPLPGQDKPIRTVLTKGIAGIGKTVSVQKVILDWAEGKANQDVHFMFPLPFRDLNLKKDQYSLMQLLSHYFPELKEIDSIEDGETKTVFIFDGLDECRLPLDLTNDEKCCDVTMPTSVDVLLTNLIKGNLLPSALLWITTRPAAANQIPPECVDQVTEVRGFNDPQKEVYFRKKITDQNLANEIIKYMKTSRSLHIMCHIPVFCWISATVLEMMLKETEKDEVPKTLTQMYSHFMLIQIIVKNRKYNKATETSPKELSQSDKEMILKLAKLAFQQLQKGNLIFYEEDLRVCGLDVTEASEYSALCTEIFKKESGLYQEKVYSFVHLSIQEFLAAVHALESCLDKKENVFPTTSDDEEKESIQLSDLHRRAVDQALKSENGHLDLFLRFLLGLSLESNQNLLRGLLTQTGSTTRSNKKTVERTVRYLSDIIEEESSPERIINLFHCLNELGSNSLVEDMQTSLRSGTLSETRLKPDQCSALAYLLLMSEEVLEEFDLKTYNTSEKGYQRLLPIVKTCKRALLAGCKLTYESCETLASALQTPNSPLIELDLSYNDLGDRGVELLCVGLTSPLCNIQTLVLGQCGLTEGCCSDLASVLSSPNSQLKQLQLRDNDLQNSGVTLLSAELEDPDCKLDTLGLGQCGLTEGCCSDLASVLSSPNSQLKQLELRDNDLQDSGVTLLSAGLEDPDCKLHTLGLSGCLVTEEGCAALSSALRSNPSHLKELDLSYNHPGDSAGELLSAALVDPTYKLMKLNVDHGGECRLKSGLRKYACHLTLDPNTAHPHLILSEGNRKVTRVVEDQHYEDHPDRFDCLYQVLCREGLSGCRHYWEVEMDGTGAVIGVVYRGMKRKGRGVDSDIGGNKKSWCLFCSHSGYCFYHPGVCCRSIPGPVSNRVGVYLVSWYFVLL from the exons ATGGCATCCAAGAAACAACCCACACAAGAGACACCAATCAAATGCAACGACATCTTCAAGCCGTTACCTGGACAAGACAAACCAATCAGAACTGTGCTGACCAAAGGAAtcgctggcattggaaaaacagtctctgtgcagaaggTCATCCTTGACTGGGCAGAGGGAAAAGCAAATCAGGACGTTCATTTCATGTTTCCTCTTCCTTTCCGTGATCTGAACCTGAAAAAGGACCAATACAGTCTGATGCAACTTCTTTCCCACTACTTCCCAGAGCTGAAAGAGATTGACAGCATTGAAGATGGTGAAACCAAAACTGTTTTCAtttttgatggtctggatgagtgtCGGCTTCCTCTAGACTTAACAAATGATGAGAAGTGCTGTGATGTCACGATGCCAACCTCAGTGGACGTGCTACTGACAAACCTCATCAAGGGgaatctgcttccctctgctctcctctggataaccACACGACCCGCAGCAGCCAATCAGATCCCTCCTGAGTGTGTTGACCAAgtgacagaggtacgagggttcaatgaTCCACAGAAGGAGGTGTACTTCAGGAAGAAAATCACAGATCAGAATCTGGCCAATGAAATCATCAAATACATGAAGACATCAAGGAGCCTACACATCATGTGCCACATACCAGTCTTCTGTTGGATATCAGCCACAGTCCTTGAGATGATgctgaaagagacagagaaggatGAAGTCCCCAAAACTCTGACCCAGATGTACTCACACTTCATGCTCATCCAAATCATTGTGAAGAACAGGAAGTACAACAAAGCCACAGAGACAAGCCCAAAGGAACTGTCTCAGTCAGACAAAGAGATGATCCTGAAACTGGCAAAGCTGGCTTTCCAACAGCTGCAGAAGGGCAACCTGATCTTCTACGAGGAGGACCTGAGAGTGTGTGGTCTTGACGTCACAGAGGCATCAGAGTACTCAGCATTGTGTACAGAGATCTTTAAAAAAGAATCTGGGCTGTACCAAGAGAAGGTCTACAGCTTTGTgcatctgagcattcaggagtttctAGCAGCAGTGCATGCTTTAGAATCATGTCTGGAcaagaaggaaaatgtttttcCCACCACTAGTGATGATGAAGAGAAGGAGTCAATCCAGTTGTCTGACTTACACAGGAGAGCAGTGGACCAGGCCTTGAAGAGTGAGAATGGACACCTGGACCTgttcctccgcttccttctgggtctctcactggagtccaatcagaatcTGTTACGAGGCCTtctgacacagacaggaagtaccaCACGGAGCAATAAGAAAACAGTTGAGAGAACAGTCAGGTACCTTTCAGACATCATCGAGGAGGAATCCTCACCAGAAAGGATCATCAACttgttccactgtctgaatgaacttGGTTCCAACTCTCTAGTTGAAGACATGCAGACCTCCCTGCGATCAGGAACTCTTTCAGAAACAAGACTAAAACCTGACCAATGTTCAGCCCTGGCCTACCTGTTACTGATGTCAGAGGAGGTGCTGGAGGAGTTTGACCTCAAGACATACAACACATCAGAGAAAGGTTATCAGAGGTTGCTGCCGATAGTGAAAACCTGCAAGAGAGCACT ACTAGCTGGCTGTAAACTCACATATGAATCCTGTGAGACTCTGGCCTCAGCTCTGCAGACACCAAACTCCCCCCTGATAGAACTGGACCTCAGCTACAATGACCtgggagacagaggagtggagCTGCTCTGTGTTGGACTAACCAGTCCACTCTGCAACATACAGACACTAGT TCTAGGTCAGTGTGGTCTGACAGAGGGTTGCTGTTCAGATCTGGCCTCAGTCCTGAGTTCACCCAACTCACAACTGAAACAGCTGCAGCTGAGAGACAATGACCTGCAGAACTCAGGAGTTACATTGCTGTCTGCTGAACTGGAGGATCCAGACTGTAAACTAGACACACTGGG tCTAGGTCAGTGTGGTCTGACAGAGGGTTGCTGTTCAGATCTGGCCTCAGTCCTGAGTTCACCCAACTCACAACTGAAACAACTGGAGCTGAGAGACAATGACCTGCAGGACTCAGGAGTTACACTGctgtctgctggactggaggatccagaCTGTAAACTACACACACTGGG gctgtctggctgtctggtcaCAGAGGAGGGCTGTGCTGCTCTGtcttcagctctgaggtcaaacccctcccACCTGaaagagctggacctgagctacaatcacccaggagactctGCAGGGGAACTGCTTTCAGCTGCTCTGGTGGATCCCACATATAAACTGATGAAGCTGAA TGTGGATCATGGTGGAGAGTGCAGGCTGAAATCAGGGCTGAGGAAAT ATGCCTGTCATCTCACCCTGGACCCAAATACAGCACACCCACACCTGATACTGtctgaggggaacaggaaggTGACACGGGTGGTGGAGGACCAGCATTATGAAGACCATCCAGACAGATTTGATTGTCTTTATCAGGTTCTCTGCAGAGAAGGCTTATCTGGGTGTCGTCATTACTGGGAGGTGGAGATGGATGGTACCGGGGCAGTCATTGGTGTGGTGTACAGAGGAAtgaagaggaagggaaggggggtTGACAGTGACATTGGAGGCAATAAGAAGTCCTGGTGTTTATTCTGCTCTCATAGTGGTTATTGCTTTTACCATCCTGGAGTCTGTTGCAGATCCATCCCTGGCCCTGTTTCTAACAGAGTTGGAGTGTATCTGGTCAGCTGGTACTTTGTCCTTCTATAG